In the Enterobacter cloacae subsp. cloacae ATCC 13047 genome, TGCACTTACATTCAGAGCAAGACAAAATAAAATAAGAATAAAAAGAAAAATTACAGAATTAATATCTGTGAAACTCACAAGATGAAGAGAATCACGCCAAAGAGAAGTTCTCATTGTCACGTTACTTTGCTCGACAGACCATCAGCGTGCGCCGTAGATCCCTGACCCCATAAACGTTATCGGTGATATGTATGATCTTGTAATAAAAGAGTTGTTGCTTAGACATGAGCAGGTTGGTTATTTCATCAGGCAAGTCATCGTTATCATTTTTTACCACCGCAATGCGTTGCGTACGCAAATAACCATCACTGTCTTCTCTAAGGAAGCTCAAGGTAGTGGAGCGATTAATAGCATAATGTTTACCGTTAACATCCAGCACCCCAACTTGTGAGAAAGCACCTTCCTCTGCAGAGGAAATCCTCAAAACTAACAAAACCTCACCTTCAATGCTCACCCCCTCTTTTTGAGTATGGAGAAAAACATGGCTTTTAGCCGTACACACAAAAGCCGATGGAATACGAGGGCAATTAAGCAAAAAAAGAAATATCACCATGACCGCAGCGAACATACTAATAAAGATAATTTTCGCATTCATGCACCGTTCCTTTTTGCTCCATTTTACACACGCTAAAGAAATACTCTTTCAGTTTATTACCTGCCGATAAGTTATTGTCATCATAAAATATGATGATTTTATCTCTTCCTTCACAAATGGAACTGTGTTTTTGCCAATTTGGTGAATTCAAAAATCGGGATAACTTCACTGATGAATTATCATCTGTGGTGTAAAAATCACACGAGCCGGATTTCAATATATGTACAACCCCATCGTTATTGCGAAACATTAATATGAGAAAAAAAACCATAACTGCACAGACAATAAAAGTGAAAACACACCATAGGATAAGCTGCGGCCACCGTCTATACTGAAATGCCTTATCAACAATATCTAACTGGGTGGTCGTTATTCTTTTACTCTTGATATCATCATTCACGCTGCTGACCCGGGCCTGAAAAAGAAACCCTTCGCGCGGGATCGTGACGATTATATTGTTCAAGCCTAACGATGAAAAAGCTTTGCGCAATATGCTCACGCTTTTATTAAGGCTATGCCCTGAGGGTATCATGCCATGTTTTCCCCAGACCTCTTCGATGATCAGTTCCCGGTTTACTTGCTTATAGTTATTATCAATAAAAATTTCCAGTAACCTTGAGGTTGGTGCAGAGAGGATAATCCTTTCACCTTGCACACTTAATACCCTCTGCTCTGAATCGTATAAAACCTGACCGTTAATTATTTTTTTCATCCAGATAAACTCTTATTTTTATCTTTGACGAGATTCACATACGATACAGAATATATTCACACCAGATAGTTAGCAATACAAGAATAGTTTGTTCCAATTTTATGAGGCATGTGTAAAACATCCACTACCAACAGGGATATACTTTTGCAAAGCCACTATAAATTTTTTATTTTGTGCTTTCAGTTCGGGGCTTCGGTACGTTTCTCCCGGTAGAATATAGCGAATGGTCGCTTCATCATCGGTCGAATTGCACCCCTTTTGAACAATGATTTTAAAAAAGGTATTTCCTGTATTTTCAAGAACCCCTTTCTGCTCATCCAGCATATAATGCAAATTCATTTTTCGTGGCCGAACAACCAGAATGGTTTCCAGTGCGATAGCTGGTATCGCTTCGCTCTTTTTACCCCTGTTGCGCTCCGGGAAAAGGGTGATGGGCATTTCAGTAAACTGCACACGGTAGTAGCGCTCCTTGTCATCCTGCGGACCACGATAGAAAATTTTGAAAAACTCTCCTGCATCCGGTGCAAGCGAGAAATTAAGCGGTGCAAACAGTAATTCGCCCTCTTCGATAGCCTGGCGACGCTCCCCGCCAGGCCCGGGCTTATCAATTTTCACCGCCGAAATGCTGTAAATATTCTGCTTGTGGCTGTCATTAAAAACACGTTTGCTGATAAAGGATTTATCCGCCGCCATGTCAAAAATGGTTGAATCAAGATACAAGGCGCGTGCGGGCAGGCTAAATAACGCCAGGAGAGCCAAACCAGTAACGATCATAGCCACACGCCATCCGGTCATTTTGTCACCCCTACCCAGTTCGCCATGACTTTTATCTCCCCACTGGCGCTGACCACGCCTTCCCAGTCAGAACCTGATACCGTTAAAGCAGAGCGAGAATCGTCCATCGGAAAGAGCAGTGATAAACGGGTATTGAAGTAACTCCCGTCATCAGTGTTGTTGGCGTCCCAGGGCGTTTGTTGCCACAGAGCATCATTCAGGCTTATGGCCGCTTCACCACAGCTATTTCTTGCCTGAGTCACACTACCTGACTGGTTGTTATACTCAAGATAGGCCGGTATCGGTACACTTACTCCATCTTGTGCGGACGTAAACAGGCAGTACGGCGTGTCATTTAACGTTGTGCTATCGCCAATAACTTGCGCGGTAATGCTGTCAGCCTGGCGAGGGCCTGAAACAGTAACGGTATAATCCATTCTTATTGGCGTATCCTCGCCAATAGTGCCGCTACCGCTAGCAGACGTTGTATTATTAGATGAAATAATACTTATCCCATACTCCTTAGGTACGATATTAAGCTGTAACGAAGGCGTGAACTGGTAATAACCTGACTCAGGTGTTAGAGCATTAGTAAACGCAAAGGTAAACGGCTGGCTATTCGTAATACTGACGCCCGCATTGACCAGATTTTTGAGAAATGTCTGCGACAAAAAGAGGTACACATATTCACCGCTGGTGGTGAACACGTTGTAATACGCCGTCGATGCACTGAAGTTATACCATGTGGAGCCATTACCGGAATACCGCACGGTGGCCGCTGCAGGGGTAAATCCAAGCGCTGTTGAATCCGCATACGCCCTGAACGTCAATGATGCCGTCAGGTTAGCTGTCTGCTGAAGATTATAGCTGACCATTTTGCAGATAACACCGCTCACGTTACTGACGACGCCCAACTCACAGGCACCTGAATCATTGGTAATACTCGGCGTGCCGTCGCTGGCAATCCACAGCTCCTGGAAGGCGCTGGTCGATTCCAGTGCCAGATGGCCGCGTTTGGTTAACGTGTAGTTTACGTAGTTCCAGCGTCCTGAGGACTGATCTTTGCAACGCTCGCCTGCCGCGTAATCATAATTGACCGAGGTATAACAGCGATTGAAAACATATGTTTCGCTACTTCCGGTGGCCATATTGCGGAAATATTCGTAGGCAGAGTCACTCAGGGAGGCAAACCCATATGCCCCGCCGACCACACCGGCGACAGACCCGACCTGAGCATGGTAGAAACCGTTGCTGTCCGTTCCCTGACCCGTAATATACCCTGTCGTTGGGCACTGCGTTCCACTGTAGCAACGAATACCGCTAAACGGTCCATCGATTGGGGAATTATCAATCCACATATCCTGATAGTTATTCGCCGGTGCCGTCCAACCTACGTAGCCTAAATAGCCTAGACTTACCTGGGAAGTTCCATATTTCACCCAGGTATTCGACCCGCTGAAACGTGGATCAAGCGAGGAAGGAGTAATAAAGTACTCACCATCAATGGCATTTTCGATAAACATAAAATTATTACTGACAGATCCGGAGGATGTCGCCGTCAACGCTTTCGCTGTAAAGGGTGTTAAGGCACCGACAATGAGTAAAGGAATAATAATATTTGCACTTTTTTTCATAGAATTACCTCTGCGCCATTGTCGATTGCAGTGCACATTTAACATCACCCACCCACGCAGCCCCCCTGGCTTTATCCAGATCCAAATCGGCTTCACAGATACTTCCATTAGCTGATACCAGGGTAATGATGGGATACTTTTTATCGATATCGATCGCAAACTCACCTTTCCCGTCAGTCCGAGTTTTGCCTATGTGATTATGGATATCTGTGTTCGCCGCCAGTTGCCCATCGGGATAGCGGACGCGACCAAATACGGTCACCATACTTTTCACTTCCGGTGCAACAACGCTCACATTCCCTGGATACAAGTTCATCGCGTGTTTGCGTCCGGAAACAATATCGAAGCTGTCTTCGGAGTTCCGGTCGTTCATAATTTCCAGTTTGTATTGCGCATACGGAGGGAGCGCAATAAAGGTCGATTTACCGCTCAACAGGTAATTGCGGTTATTGACTTTTGCTGCCAGTTTTCCATCGCCTGCCAGACCCGTTTTAACAATGATCCCCGAGCGTTGTCGCTCATTACTCAGACCAACATCACCGCCAGCCCAGGCTATTGCCCCGAGAGAAGAGAAGTTCATGTTAGTCGAGTTATCTGCTGAACGAGTGACAGAGACCGTCCCGGCGTTATATTGGGTGCTGTAACTGACATTGCCATTGACGGAATAATCGTTGCCGTAATTCTGCTCTCCGCTCAGGCGCGTCGAGGCAGAAACGCCTGCTGAGGTGATTGGGCCATCTTTAAACTGTTTACGAGCGCTGATATTGCCCTGCGTCGCACCGTAACGATCGCGCGATGCGCCCACACTTAACCAGGAGGCCAGTGGTAACGAGAAGTCCAGGCTGACATAACGCTCCTGACGACCGTCATCATTCGTGTTGTTATAGAAGTAGCGCTGTACACCCGCCCGCAGACCGACAGTGGCATACCGTCCGGCATAAAGTGTTGTGCTGTAATCTATATTGCGATACTTATTGCCTGAATAGCGGTTTTCCGTCTGGCTTAGCGTTAGCGATCCTCCGTGTGGAATAACGCTTCCCAGGTTGATCGTGCCGCCAATGGAGTAGTTATCACGTTCTTGCACCGGCAAACGGTCACCAATTTTGCTGTCTTCCCGAGAGGCCCACACTGAGCCAAATCCACCGGGTGCGCTGACATTCACATTGCTGACATTTCGCCAGGTTCCATCATTTGCCAGCATCGTTTGCGCACCCACACTCACGTATTCGTTCACATTTAACGTGATATCAGTTTCGTTAACCGCATTGGAATCAAAACCGTAAAGCGTTGACTTCATATTCAGGCCGGAAAGCACCGCCAGCGTCAGAGAAGCCGCGCCCCCTCCAATCCAGCTCTGTTCACTGCCTAAGTCACGGTAATGATTGCGCTTATAACTGACGCGATCGTAATCAAGCGAACCGCCAAAGACCTGCCATGAGATCTCATGCAGCCCCGCCGCCTGCTGGCGTGAGAAGATTTTATTTACGCGACTCATGCGGGTATTGACCGTGCGCCCATTGACGACAATATCCACCGTAACGTCGTACACCCCGTAAGGGAAACGGCTGGTGTCAATTTCGTAGCTGCCCATGTTAAAGTTCTGAACGCTCAGCAGGCGTCCGTCACGAAATACATGCACCTCCCCAGCTGCCGGTAAAAAGACCGTAATCGGGGTCAGCGAAAGGGAGGTATTTTCGACAACGGTGCTGCCTTTATTTCCGTAGCTTGCACCGTAGATTTTTCCGCCGTTTAAGGCGTTAAGACTGGCAATAGACTGGACATTCCACGTATCAAGCATTCCTAATGCCAGGCGATAACCTTCGTAATCGCGCTCGTACATCGCCCGATAAACGTTGCTGGAACCATTACTTTCACCAATACCATATACCGAACCATTAATATTAAAATGGTGCTCACGAAGTGACGTTGTATTATCCAGCGTTAAATAGCTGCGGGAACTGTTGCCGTTTTGATAATCATTGTAATAGGTACCAAAACTGTAATTGAGCACGTTAGTTAACCGGTCAACGCTTGACGGACCTAACAAGGAGCTGCGCGCCACAACAGCCTCGGTCAACGCGTCCCTGCTGACGATCATCTCCAGGTGGAACGATGAAATGTTCAGTTGAAGACGTGCTTCAGGCGTAAGGGCAATAGCGGTGTTGTCCTTAAATTTCACATTGCCTATTTTTTCTACCATCTCGCGCGTTTTATCCGCCAGCACAGCATTGTTTGGCAAGTCAGAAACCATTATCGATTTGACTGTAATATTCCCGTCAACCAATGAGATCACCGCATCAGCAATTTTTTGCTGGCTTTTTTCGTCCGTCTCTTGATACCGAATAAACACCGGAACTGTCATCCCTTGCTCCAGAGAGCGCGCAAAAGTACCAGGAATGACATAATGACCAATTTTAACGGGGGCAGAATGAACTGCCCCTGGTGTTAACGCTAAAGAGAGAAATACACTCCCTCCAATAAAATATTTAAATGACATATGCATCCTTACACTTCAGCATTTTATTATTGGCACCGGTAATGGCGTCGTGCATTACTTCACTGTAATAAATTGCTTGCCATGCCAAATGCCAATACGAGTGCGGCTGTTTGATACATCGCTTTTTTGAAGCCTTATTTTGGTTCCAGGCATAACGTAATAGCGTTCCCGGCATCCCCGCCCCTGGTCCTGAGCGGGATCCTTACACACGCCATAGGCAATCACGCGGAAAGAGACATTACCTGTGTTGATGATCAAATCGTCCTGACGACTGTAGTTGAAGCGCTCATTACGCGGAGCTACAACTAAAATAGTCCCAATTTCCGCTGAAGCCGTTGCCGTCGCGGCTTTGCCCGCTTTCGTTGCTGCGCTTTCGCTCACAGGTTCATCGATCCATTGCAGGCGATAATAGCGTTCTTTATCATCCTCTGGCCCTTTATAGAAAAAGCGGAAAACATCTTTCGCGTCGCCTGGAAGAATAAGGCTGGCGGGTGTAGACAGTAATTCGCCTGGATTAATGCTTATTTCGGTGCCATCAGGCAACGGTGATGAGAGTCGTTTCACCGTAACGCTGACATAGCGTGCGGAATTCGTCGTGTTGATAATTTCTTTCGATAATGAACTCTGCTCGGAAGTCATTATCGACGTGATATCACCCACATTAATTGCCCAACTGGAAAAAGACGTAGCGATCCCCGCCAATATGGCAAAGGGTAAATATTTATTCATCAGTACATTCCTAAGAAATTCGGGAGAAAAATCTCCCGAATTTTTTCATTCATTACGCAGGCGTGGTCCAGGTCGCGTTGAACTGTACTTTCACATCGCCTGTCCAGTAGCCATCAGGCAAAGCAGAATAGTCAGTGACAGCTGTTGAACCATCAGACGTCGCAGAGGCGATAGAGAACTTAAAGCTGGACTGATCGCTCACGCGTTCAGCACCGTTATAAGCACCGTCAGCCATCAGACTTTCCAGACCAGAAGTTGATGAGGCATTAACCAGAACGGTTTCAGCAGAACTGGAAAGTGCATTACCGTTCCAGGCAACACCGACATCCAGAGTAGATGCATCGCCGCTTGCATTGGTTAGGGTATTGCTAATGACCTGTGCAGTCAGTTCAAAGTCGGTTGCACTTTCCTGACCCTGGATCGTAATGTCAAAAGCACCATCCTGAGTATTAAAAGCATTCAGACCTTCCGCATACTGGAATGTCAGGGAGTTCAGCGGAGTAACAACCAGCATGCTAGTTGTATCTTTTGTTGCTGTAGCATCCCATGACGCAGTGGCAGATGCAGTAACATCAGCCATTGCATTTGCTGCTGCGAAAACAGAAACCAGAGAGGCCACCAGTAATAATTTTTTCATTTTCTTCTCCTAAGAACAAACGCGCAACCTGGCACTTTTCATAATAAGTAACCGGGAAGCTCCATTTAATTGCGAGCGAGAATTGCCGCGCCGAAAAATTATGTTCCGAGATATTGTTAACAGCAACAGCATGAAATTATCAAATCCTCAACATTATTAGGAATTTTCTTGTCTGGAAGATAAGCAAATGCCTACAGATTAGAACTTAAAACCATAAAAATTCACAATTAAGTTTTTAAATCTAAAAAATAATAAAATTAAAGAATTTGCATCCATTCTTGCTTTTTGATGCAAATCAAAATTAAAAAAAGATTCAAAGGATTAAAAAACATTTCAAATCAATAAACTATGAAAACCCTCAGAAAAGAAAAAACTTGTTAAAAAAATGCTACAAAAACAACCCATTTTAGTAAAAAATGAAATATTCCTAACGCAAATAAATAAATCAAGGAAAATTCTTATACGCAACCTAAAAGTAATAACGCACGAGAAATTCATTATTTTCGTGGTTATTTATAAAAATAAGAATATTCCGCGAATAATATAAAAATCCTGGTATTCGAATGATACGGTTTATTTCGCGCATTTATCACAACGTGTTGCTGTTCTTCGCCGCTTTCACTCAAAGCGATGAGATAGCATCTTATGTCCGTGCACACGGTGTCACATTGCCCTCTCCGCCATTCAGACAATTCCCGACAGTCTTCCATATTTCCTCCATTTTTCTGCCGACTGACCTGACTAAACTAGTATCATTCCCCGAAGTGTTTCAGGATGAGAACGTATAACGATGAAAGGCAGTCATAAATCCCGCTGGGCAATCGCCGCTGGCATCATTGTGGTGGTCCTTGCCGCCGCCTGGTACTGGCACACTCAATCCGCCGAGCCTTCTACTCCGGCAGGCGCCAGCAGTCAGTCAAAACGCCCTGCGGGCGGGGGACGTCACGGTATGCGCGGCGGCGCGCTGGCACCGGTTCAGGCGGCCACTGCGGTGAATAAAGCCGTGCCTCGCTATCTCACAGGCCTCGGGACCATTACCGCCGCCAACACCGTCACGGTACGCAGCCGCGTCGACGGTCAGCTCATGGCGATCCACTTCCAGGAAGGTCAGCAGGTGAAAGCTGGCGATTTACTGGCCGAGATCGACCCAAGCCAGTTCAAAGTCGCCCTTGCCCAGGCTCAGGGACAGCTTGCCAAAGACAAAGCCACGCTCGCTAACGCCCGGCGCGATCTGGCGCGCTATCAGCAGCTGGTGAAAACCAATCTGGTCTCTCGTCAGGAGCTGGACACGCAGCAATCGCTGGTCAGCGAAACGCAGGGCACCATCAAAGCTGACGAGGCCGCGGTGGCCAGCGCACAGCTGCAGCTCGACTGGAGCCGCATCACCGCGCCAATTGACGGACGCGTTGGCCTCAAGCAGGTCGATATCGGCAACCAGATCTCAAGCGGTGATACCACGGGCATCGTGGTCATAACCCAGACCCACCCGATTGATTTAGTCTTCACCCTGCCGGAAAGCGAAATTGCGACGGTGGTGCAGGCGCAGAAAGCCGGAAAGGGGCTGGTGGTGGAAGCCTGGGACCGTACCAACAAGCAGAAATTGAGCGAAGGTTCTTTGCTTAGCCTGGATAACCAGATCGACACCACCACCGGCACCATCAAGCTGAAAGCGCGCTTTAACAACCAGGACGACGCCCTCTTCCCGAATCAGTTTGTAAATGCACGCATGCTGGTGGCGACGGAAGAAAACGCGGTGGTGATCCCCACCGCCGCGCTGCAGATGGGCAACGAAGGCAACTTCGTCTGGGTGCTGAACAGCGACAATAAAGTCAGCAAGCACCTGGTGAAAACCGGGATTCAGGACAGCCAGACGGTTGTGATCAGCGCCGGACTCTCTGCGGGCGACCGCGTGGTGACGGACGGTATCGATCGTCTGACCGAAGGCGCCAAAGTCGAAGTGGTTGAACCCGCGAAACAGGGAGCGAACTCCTGATGCAGGTCATGCCGCCAGGCGCAACAGGTGGGCCATCACGCCTGTTTATTCTGCGCCCTGTTGCCACCACGCTGCTGATGGTGGCGATTCTGCTCGCCGGGATTATTGGCTATCGCTTCCTGCCCGTCTCGGCGCTGCCGGAAGTGGATTACCCCACCATTCAGGTCGTTACCCTCTATCCTGGCGCCAGCCCGGATGTGGTGACCTCCGCCATTACCGCACCGCTGGAACGCCAGTTTGGTCAGATGTCGGGCCTGAAACAGATGTCATCGCAAAGCTCCGGTGGGGCATCGGTGGTAACGCTGCAGTTCCAGCTCTCGCTGTCGCTGGACGTGGCCGAGCAGGAGGTGCAGGCTGCGATCAACGCTGCCACCAACCTGCTGCCGTCAGACCTGCCTAACCCGCCGGTCTACAGCAAAGTAAACCCGGCGGATCCGCCGATCATGACCCTTGCTGTCACCTCTTCCGCCATGCCAATGACGCAGGTGGAAGACATGGTCGAAACCCGCGTGGCGCAGAAAATTTCCCAGGTCTCCGGCGTCGGGCTGGTAACGCTGGCGGGCGGACAACGCCCGGCGGTGCGCGTGAAGCTTAATGCGCAGGCCATCGCTGCGCTGGGGCTGACCAGCGAAACCATCCGCACCGCCATCAGCAACGCCAACGTCAACTCGGCGAAAGGCTCGCTGGACGGCCCCACCCGCGCCGTGACGCTCTCGGCCAACGATCAGATGCAGTCTGCCGATGAGTACCGTCAGCTGATTATTGCCTACCAGAACGGTGCGCCGGTACGTCTGGGTGACGTCGCCACCGTTGAGCAAGGCGCGGAAAACAGCTGGCTGGGTGCGTGGGCCAACAAACAGCAGGCGATTGTGATGAACGTGCAGCGCCAGCCGGGCGCTAACATCATTGAAACCGCCGACAGCATTCGCACCATGCTCCCGCAGCTTATTGAAAGCCTGCCAAAATCGGTCACGGTGAAGGTGCTTTCCGACCGCACCACCAACATTCGCGCGTCGGTTACCGATACCCAGTTTGAGCTGATGCTGGCGATTGCGCTGGTGGTGATGATCATCTATCTGTTCCTGCGCAACGTACCGGCAACCATCATTCCCGCCGTTGCCGTGCCGCTCTCGCTGGTGGGAACATTTGCCGTGATGGTGTTCCTCGATTTTTCGATCAACAACCTGACGCTGATGGCGCTCACCATCGCCACCGGCTTCGTGGTGGATGACGCCATCGTCGTGATCGAGAACATCTCGCGCTATATCGAGAAAGGCGAAAAACCGCTGGCCGCTGCGCTGAAAGGTGCAGGTGAGATCGGATTTACCATTATCTCGCTGACCTTCTCGCTGATTGCGGTGCTGATCCCGCTGCTGTTTATGGGCGATATCGTCGGGCGGCTGTTCCGCGAGTTTGCCGTCACGCTGGCGGTCGCCATTCTGATCTCTGCCGTGGTGTCGCTGACCCTGACGCCAATGATGTGCGCCCGTATGCTGAGCCATGAATCCCTGCGCAAGCAAAACCGCTTCTCTCGCGCCTCTGAGCGGATGTTCGAACAGATCATTGCCGCTTACGGCCGGGTGCTGGCAAAAGTGCTTAACCACCCGTGGGCGACGCTCGGCGTGGCGCTCGGCACGCTGGCGCTCAGCGTCATTTTGTGGATCGTTATCCCGAAAGGCTTCTTCCCGATTCAGGACAACGGCATTATTCAGGGCACGCTTCAGGCGCCCCAGTCGGTCTCCTTCGCCAGTATGGCGCAGCGTCAGCAGCAGGTCTCTGACATCATCATGAAAGATCCGGCGGTGGAAAGCCTGACCGCGTACGTGGGCGTCGATGGCACCAACCCGTCGCTGAACAGTGCGCGTCTGCAGATCAACCTCAAGCCGCTGGACGACCGCGACGATCGGGTCAACGCCGTCATTGAGCGGCTGCAAACTGCCGTGGCGCGCGTGCCGGGCATTGAACTTTACCTGCAGCCAATTCAGGATTTGACCATCGATACCCAGGTCAGCCGCACGCAGTACCAGTTCACGCTTCAGGCCACCAGCCTTGATGCGCTGAGCACGTGGGTACCGCAACTGGTCAACAAACTCAAGGCGCTGCCGCAGCTTTCTGACGTCAGCAGCGACTGGCAGGACAAAGGGCTGGCGGCATATGTGAACGTCAATCGCGATACTGCCAGCCGGCTGGGCATCACCATGTCCGACGTGGACAACGCGCTTTATAACGCCTTTGGTCAGCGCCTCATCTCCACCATTTATACCCAGGCGAATCAGTATCGCGTGGTGCTGGAACACAACACCGATAACACGCCCGGCCTGGCCGCGCTGGACTCGGTGCGCCTGACCAGCAAAGACGGTGGTATTGTGCCGTTAAGCGCCATAGCCAGCGTGGAGGAGCGTTATACGCCGCTGTCGATTAACCATCTCGATCAGTTCCCGTCCACCACCATCTCGTTCAACGTACCGGACAACTATTCGCTGGGTGAAGCGGTCGAGGCCATTCTGGGCGCGGAGAAAGAACTCAACTTCCCGTCTGATATTCAGACCCAGTTCCAGGGCAGCACCCTGGCGTTCCAGGCTGCGCTGGGCAATACCATCTGGCTGATCGTGGCTGCGGTGGTGGCGATGTACATCGTCCTTGGGGTGCTGTACGAAAGCTTTATCCACCCAATCACCATCCTCTCCACCCTGCCGACCGCCGGGGTAGGTGCGCTACTGGCCCTGATGCTGGCGGGCAGCGAACTGGACGTCATCGCCATTATCGGCATCATCCTGCTTATCGGGATCGTGAAGAAAAACGCCATCATGATGATCGACTTCGCCCTTGCCGCCGAGCGCGAGCAGGGCATGTCGCCGCGAGACGCCATCTTCCAGGCCTGTCTGTTGCGTTTTCGTCCGATCCTGATGACCACGCTCGCCGCCCTGCTGGGCGCACTGCCGCTGATGCTCAGTACCGGCGTCGGTGCTGAGCTGCGCCGTCCGCTGGGTATCGGCATGGTCGGTGGTCTGCTGGTGAGCCAGGTGCTGACGCTGTTCACCACGCCGGTGATTTACCTGCTGTTTGACCAACTGGCCCTGTGGACCAAAAGCCGCTTCCCGAAACGTGAAGAGGAGGCGTAAGTGAAGTTTTTCGCCCTCTTCATTTACCGCCCGGTGGCGACGATTTTAATCTCGCTCGCCATTACGCTGTGCGGCGTGCTGGGCTTCCGCCTGCTGCCGGTAGCCCCCCTGCCGCAGGTGGATTTTCCGGTGATCATGGTCAGCGCATCGCTGCCGGGCGCGTCGCCGGAGACCATGGCCTCGTCGGTTGCCACACCACTGGAACGCTCGCTCGGGCGAATTGCGGGGGTCAACGAGATGACCTCCAGCAGCTCGCTCGGCAGCACGCGCATCATTCTGGAGTTCAGCTTCGACCGGGATATTAACGGTGCGGCGCGCGACGTGCAGGCGGCGATCAACGCCGCGCAAAGCCTGCTGCCGAGCGGAATGCCAAGCCGCCCGACCTACCGTAAAGCCAACCCGTCCGACGCGCCGATCATGATCCTGACGCTGACCTCGGATACCTATTCCCAGGGGCAGCTCTACGACTTTGCGTCGACCCAGCTGGCGCAGACGATCTCACAAATAAACGGCGTGGGTGACGTGAGCGTTGGCGGTAGCTCCCTGCCCGCCGTGCGCGTCGGCCTGAACCCGCAGGCGCTGTTTAACCAGGGCGTGTCGCTGGATGATGTGCGCTCCGCCATCAGCAGCGCCAACGTGCGCAGGCCGCAGGGGGCGATAGAGAGCAACAGCCACCGCTGGCAGATCCAGACCAACGACGAGCTCAAAACCGCCGCCGAATATCAGCCGCTCATCATCCACTACAATAACGGCGCGGCGGTACGTTTAAGCGACGTAGCCAGCGTC is a window encoding:
- a CDS encoding MdtB/MuxB family multidrug efflux RND transporter permease subunit, whose product is MQVMPPGATGGPSRLFILRPVATTLLMVAILLAGIIGYRFLPVSALPEVDYPTIQVVTLYPGASPDVVTSAITAPLERQFGQMSGLKQMSSQSSGGASVVTLQFQLSLSLDVAEQEVQAAINAATNLLPSDLPNPPVYSKVNPADPPIMTLAVTSSAMPMTQVEDMVETRVAQKISQVSGVGLVTLAGGQRPAVRVKLNAQAIAALGLTSETIRTAISNANVNSAKGSLDGPTRAVTLSANDQMQSADEYRQLIIAYQNGAPVRLGDVATVEQGAENSWLGAWANKQQAIVMNVQRQPGANIIETADSIRTMLPQLIESLPKSVTVKVLSDRTTNIRASVTDTQFELMLAIALVVMIIYLFLRNVPATIIPAVAVPLSLVGTFAVMVFLDFSINNLTLMALTIATGFVVDDAIVVIENISRYIEKGEKPLAAALKGAGEIGFTIISLTFSLIAVLIPLLFMGDIVGRLFREFAVTLAVAILISAVVSLTLTPMMCARMLSHESLRKQNRFSRASERMFEQIIAAYGRVLAKVLNHPWATLGVALGTLALSVILWIVIPKGFFPIQDNGIIQGTLQAPQSVSFASMAQRQQQVSDIIMKDPAVESLTAYVGVDGTNPSLNSARLQINLKPLDDRDDRVNAVIERLQTAVARVPGIELYLQPIQDLTIDTQVSRTQYQFTLQATSLDALSTWVPQLVNKLKALPQLSDVSSDWQDKGLAAYVNVNRDTASRLGITMSDVDNALYNAFGQRLISTIYTQANQYRVVLEHNTDNTPGLAALDSVRLTSKDGGIVPLSAIASVEERYTPLSINHLDQFPSTTISFNVPDNYSLGEAVEAILGAEKELNFPSDIQTQFQGSTLAFQAALGNTIWLIVAAVVAMYIVLGVLYESFIHPITILSTLPTAGVGALLALMLAGSELDVIAIIGIILLIGIVKKNAIMMIDFALAAEREQGMSPRDAIFQACLLRFRPILMTTLAALLGALPLMLSTGVGAELRRPLGIGMVGGLLVSQVLTLFTTPVIYLLFDQLALWTKSRFPKREEEA